The following are from one region of the Etheostoma spectabile isolate EspeVRDwgs_2016 chromosome 15, UIUC_Espe_1.0, whole genome shotgun sequence genome:
- the epn3a gene encoding epsin-3 isoform X2, whose protein sequence is MQTSSLRRQMKNMVNNYTEAEIKVREATSNDPWGPPSSLMSEIADLTLNVVAFPEVMGMIWKRLNDHGKNWRHVYKALILLDYLIKTGAERVAQECLKNIYTIQTLRDFQFMDRDGRDQGVNVREKAKHMVAMLKDEEKLKKERSQALKTKTRMAGASSGLGSGSLPPPYPGRQPIAPRVYEQEMGRCRGSPSSFHSSSSSPRLAPEMEQARPTTSGEEELQLQLALAMSREESEKPSPTLDIDEQTQLQIAMTLSKEETQKPVQPAPAALDMDEDAQFQLALRLSKEEHLKDQISRKGDESMLQLVVENSIRAMQPKGGTAFMDLVDVFAPLDQPPSDNLWNNATHQAAACPGSTDPWDSVGSTNTSRVDLPWMAPPPSTSPPPPWEPPVDPKSNLAASSGGDPFSALKGAVREHPSRSGSPSDGDFFDEAMDGGQVNVNGRREDSPEPFDLSRLGESLAAPSPRTCRTPEAFLGPTAASLVDLDRLIPVNPPAKTTNPFLLGLSAPSPNNPFQTEQPKLTLNQMGSSFTALQGPSLPYSASLPLPMSHQPASLPLSLTHPTQPGLGLPGNLPEPLLPFTSASTDGSQAAENSQNPFL, encoded by the exons ATGCAGACCTCATCGCTTCGCCGGCAGATGAAAAACATGGTCAACAACTACACAGAGGCCGAGATCAAGGTCCGAGAAGCTACCTCCAACGATCCATGGGGTCCTCCTAGCTCGCTCATGTCTGAAATCGCAGACTTGACCTTGAATGTAGTGGCTTTCCCCGAGGTTATGGGTATGATCTGGAAGCGTCTTAACGACCACGGTAAAAACTGGCGCCATGTTTATAAGGCACTGATCCTGCTGGACTACCTGATCAAAACAGGCGCCGAGCGTGTGGCCCAGGAGTGCCTGAAGAACATTTACACCATCCAGACACTTAGAGACTTTCAGTTTATGGATCGAGATGGACGTGACCAGGGCGTGAATGTCCGGGAGAAGGCCAAGCATATGGTGGCTATGCTGAAGGACGAGGAAAAGCTGAAGAAGGAAAGGAGCCAGGCACTGAAGACCAAGACGCGTATGGCGGGGGCCTCCAGTGGTTTAGGCTCTGGATCGCTGCCTCCTCCGTACCCAGGGCGTCAGCCCATTGCGCCACGGGTCTACGAACAGGAGATGGGCAGATGCAGAGGCTCACCATCCTCCTTTCATT cctcctcttcctctcctcgaCTTGCTCCAGAAATGGAGCAAGCTCGGCCCACGACCAGTGGAGAAGAGGAACTGCAGCTGCAGCTGGCCCTGGCTATGAGCCGAGAAGAAAGTGAAAAG CCATCTCCTACATTGGATATTGATGAACAGACCCAGCTCCAGATTGCTATGACTCTCAGCAAGGAGGAGACCCAGAAG CCAGTCCAACCTGCTCCTGCTGCACTGGATATGGATGAGGACGCCCAGTTCCAGTTAGCCTTGCGCCTGAGCAAGGAGGAGCACCTGAAG GACCAAATCAGCCGCAAAGGAGACGAGTCAATGCTCCAGCTGGTTGTGGAGAACAGCATACGTGCGATGCAGCCTAAAGGCGGG ACCGCCTTCATGGACCTGGTAGACGTTTTTGCCCCTTTAGATCAGCCTCCAAGTGACAACCTATGGAATAATGCCACACACCAGGCAGCTGCTTGTCCGGGGAGCACAGACCCCTGGGACTCCGTGG GCAGCACCAACACCTCGAGAGTAGATCTTCCTTGGATGGCACCGCCCCCCTCCACCAGCCCCCCTCCACCATGGGAGCCCCCAGTCGACCCGAAGAGCAACCTTGCAG CCTCCTCAGGAGGTGATCCGTTCTCAGCACTCAAGGGAGCCGTAAGGGAACATCCTTCCCGATCTGGAAGCCCTTCGG ACGGGGATTTCTTTGATGAGGCCATGGATGGAGGTCAGGTGAATGTAAATGGGCGAAGGGAGGACAGTCCTGAGCCATTTGATCTATCACGTCTTGGAGAAAGCCTGGCTGCCCCCAGCCCTCGTACATGCCGGACACCTGAGGCCTTCCTGGGCCCCACAGCAGCTTCTTTGGTAGACCTGGATAGGTTGATTCCAGTAAATCCTCCAGCCAAGACCACAAACCCCTTCCTATTAG gCCTCAGTGCTCCTTCACCCAACAATCCATTCCAAACTGAGCAGCCCAAACTAACTCTGAATCAAATGGGCTCCAGCTTCACCGCTCTCCAGGGCCCTTCTCTTCCATACAGTGCTTCCTTGCCCCTGCCTATGAGCCACCAGCCTGCCAGCCTCCCTTTGTCACTTACTCACCCCACCC
- the epn3a gene encoding epsin-3 isoform X3 produces MQTSSLRRQMKNMVNNYTEAEIKVREATSNDPWGPPSSLMSEIADLTLNVVAFPEVMGMIWKRLNDHGKNWRHVYKALILLDYLIKTGAERVAQECLKNIYTIQTLRDFQFMDRDGRDQGVNVREKAKHMVAMLKDEEKLKKERSQALKTKTRMAGASSGLGSGSLPPPYPGRQPIAPRVYEQEMGRCRGSPSSFHSSSSSPRLAPEMEQARPTTSGEEELQLQLALAMSREESEKPVQPAPAALDMDEDAQFQLALRLSKEEHLKDQISRKGDESMLQLVVENSIRAMQPKGGTAFMDLVDVFAPLDQPPSDNLWNNATHQAAACPGSTDPWDSVEGSTNTSRVDLPWMAPPPSTSPPPPWEPPVDPKSNLAASSGGDPFSALKGAVREHPSRSGSPSDGDFFDEAMDGGQVNVNGRREDSPEPFDLSRLGESLAAPSPRTCRTPEAFLGPTAASLVDLDRLIPVNPPAKTTNPFLLGLSAPSPNNPFQTEQPKLTLNQMGSSFTALQGPSLPYSASLPLPMSHQPASLPLSLTHPTQPGLGLPGNLPEPLLPFTSASTDGSQAAENSQNPFL; encoded by the exons ATGCAGACCTCATCGCTTCGCCGGCAGATGAAAAACATGGTCAACAACTACACAGAGGCCGAGATCAAGGTCCGAGAAGCTACCTCCAACGATCCATGGGGTCCTCCTAGCTCGCTCATGTCTGAAATCGCAGACTTGACCTTGAATGTAGTGGCTTTCCCCGAGGTTATGGGTATGATCTGGAAGCGTCTTAACGACCACGGTAAAAACTGGCGCCATGTTTATAAGGCACTGATCCTGCTGGACTACCTGATCAAAACAGGCGCCGAGCGTGTGGCCCAGGAGTGCCTGAAGAACATTTACACCATCCAGACACTTAGAGACTTTCAGTTTATGGATCGAGATGGACGTGACCAGGGCGTGAATGTCCGGGAGAAGGCCAAGCATATGGTGGCTATGCTGAAGGACGAGGAAAAGCTGAAGAAGGAAAGGAGCCAGGCACTGAAGACCAAGACGCGTATGGCGGGGGCCTCCAGTGGTTTAGGCTCTGGATCGCTGCCTCCTCCGTACCCAGGGCGTCAGCCCATTGCGCCACGGGTCTACGAACAGGAGATGGGCAGATGCAGAGGCTCACCATCCTCCTTTCATT cctcctcttcctctcctcgaCTTGCTCCAGAAATGGAGCAAGCTCGGCCCACGACCAGTGGAGAAGAGGAACTGCAGCTGCAGCTGGCCCTGGCTATGAGCCGAGAAGAAAGTGAAAAG CCAGTCCAACCTGCTCCTGCTGCACTGGATATGGATGAGGACGCCCAGTTCCAGTTAGCCTTGCGCCTGAGCAAGGAGGAGCACCTGAAG GACCAAATCAGCCGCAAAGGAGACGAGTCAATGCTCCAGCTGGTTGTGGAGAACAGCATACGTGCGATGCAGCCTAAAGGCGGG ACCGCCTTCATGGACCTGGTAGACGTTTTTGCCCCTTTAGATCAGCCTCCAAGTGACAACCTATGGAATAATGCCACACACCAGGCAGCTGCTTGTCCGGGGAGCACAGACCCCTGGGACTCCGTGG AAGGCAGCACCAACACCTCGAGAGTAGATCTTCCTTGGATGGCACCGCCCCCCTCCACCAGCCCCCCTCCACCATGGGAGCCCCCAGTCGACCCGAAGAGCAACCTTGCAG CCTCCTCAGGAGGTGATCCGTTCTCAGCACTCAAGGGAGCCGTAAGGGAACATCCTTCCCGATCTGGAAGCCCTTCGG ACGGGGATTTCTTTGATGAGGCCATGGATGGAGGTCAGGTGAATGTAAATGGGCGAAGGGAGGACAGTCCTGAGCCATTTGATCTATCACGTCTTGGAGAAAGCCTGGCTGCCCCCAGCCCTCGTACATGCCGGACACCTGAGGCCTTCCTGGGCCCCACAGCAGCTTCTTTGGTAGACCTGGATAGGTTGATTCCAGTAAATCCTCCAGCCAAGACCACAAACCCCTTCCTATTAG gCCTCAGTGCTCCTTCACCCAACAATCCATTCCAAACTGAGCAGCCCAAACTAACTCTGAATCAAATGGGCTCCAGCTTCACCGCTCTCCAGGGCCCTTCTCTTCCATACAGTGCTTCCTTGCCCCTGCCTATGAGCCACCAGCCTGCCAGCCTCCCTTTGTCACTTACTCACCCCACCC
- the epn3a gene encoding epsin-3 isoform X1 produces the protein MQTSSLRRQMKNMVNNYTEAEIKVREATSNDPWGPPSSLMSEIADLTLNVVAFPEVMGMIWKRLNDHGKNWRHVYKALILLDYLIKTGAERVAQECLKNIYTIQTLRDFQFMDRDGRDQGVNVREKAKHMVAMLKDEEKLKKERSQALKTKTRMAGASSGLGSGSLPPPYPGRQPIAPRVYEQEMGRCRGSPSSFHSSSSSPRLAPEMEQARPTTSGEEELQLQLALAMSREESEKPSPTLDIDEQTQLQIAMTLSKEETQKPVQPAPAALDMDEDAQFQLALRLSKEEHLKDQISRKGDESMLQLVVENSIRAMQPKGGTAFMDLVDVFAPLDQPPSDNLWNNATHQAAACPGSTDPWDSVEGSTNTSRVDLPWMAPPPSTSPPPPWEPPVDPKSNLAASSGGDPFSALKGAVREHPSRSGSPSDGDFFDEAMDGGQVNVNGRREDSPEPFDLSRLGESLAAPSPRTCRTPEAFLGPTAASLVDLDRLIPVNPPAKTTNPFLLGLSAPSPNNPFQTEQPKLTLNQMGSSFTALQGPSLPYSASLPLPMSHQPASLPLSLTHPTQPGLGLPGNLPEPLLPFTSASTDGSQAAENSQNPFL, from the exons ATGCAGACCTCATCGCTTCGCCGGCAGATGAAAAACATGGTCAACAACTACACAGAGGCCGAGATCAAGGTCCGAGAAGCTACCTCCAACGATCCATGGGGTCCTCCTAGCTCGCTCATGTCTGAAATCGCAGACTTGACCTTGAATGTAGTGGCTTTCCCCGAGGTTATGGGTATGATCTGGAAGCGTCTTAACGACCACGGTAAAAACTGGCGCCATGTTTATAAGGCACTGATCCTGCTGGACTACCTGATCAAAACAGGCGCCGAGCGTGTGGCCCAGGAGTGCCTGAAGAACATTTACACCATCCAGACACTTAGAGACTTTCAGTTTATGGATCGAGATGGACGTGACCAGGGCGTGAATGTCCGGGAGAAGGCCAAGCATATGGTGGCTATGCTGAAGGACGAGGAAAAGCTGAAGAAGGAAAGGAGCCAGGCACTGAAGACCAAGACGCGTATGGCGGGGGCCTCCAGTGGTTTAGGCTCTGGATCGCTGCCTCCTCCGTACCCAGGGCGTCAGCCCATTGCGCCACGGGTCTACGAACAGGAGATGGGCAGATGCAGAGGCTCACCATCCTCCTTTCATT cctcctcttcctctcctcgaCTTGCTCCAGAAATGGAGCAAGCTCGGCCCACGACCAGTGGAGAAGAGGAACTGCAGCTGCAGCTGGCCCTGGCTATGAGCCGAGAAGAAAGTGAAAAG CCATCTCCTACATTGGATATTGATGAACAGACCCAGCTCCAGATTGCTATGACTCTCAGCAAGGAGGAGACCCAGAAG CCAGTCCAACCTGCTCCTGCTGCACTGGATATGGATGAGGACGCCCAGTTCCAGTTAGCCTTGCGCCTGAGCAAGGAGGAGCACCTGAAG GACCAAATCAGCCGCAAAGGAGACGAGTCAATGCTCCAGCTGGTTGTGGAGAACAGCATACGTGCGATGCAGCCTAAAGGCGGG ACCGCCTTCATGGACCTGGTAGACGTTTTTGCCCCTTTAGATCAGCCTCCAAGTGACAACCTATGGAATAATGCCACACACCAGGCAGCTGCTTGTCCGGGGAGCACAGACCCCTGGGACTCCGTGG AAGGCAGCACCAACACCTCGAGAGTAGATCTTCCTTGGATGGCACCGCCCCCCTCCACCAGCCCCCCTCCACCATGGGAGCCCCCAGTCGACCCGAAGAGCAACCTTGCAG CCTCCTCAGGAGGTGATCCGTTCTCAGCACTCAAGGGAGCCGTAAGGGAACATCCTTCCCGATCTGGAAGCCCTTCGG ACGGGGATTTCTTTGATGAGGCCATGGATGGAGGTCAGGTGAATGTAAATGGGCGAAGGGAGGACAGTCCTGAGCCATTTGATCTATCACGTCTTGGAGAAAGCCTGGCTGCCCCCAGCCCTCGTACATGCCGGACACCTGAGGCCTTCCTGGGCCCCACAGCAGCTTCTTTGGTAGACCTGGATAGGTTGATTCCAGTAAATCCTCCAGCCAAGACCACAAACCCCTTCCTATTAG gCCTCAGTGCTCCTTCACCCAACAATCCATTCCAAACTGAGCAGCCCAAACTAACTCTGAATCAAATGGGCTCCAGCTTCACCGCTCTCCAGGGCCCTTCTCTTCCATACAGTGCTTCCTTGCCCCTGCCTATGAGCCACCAGCCTGCCAGCCTCCCTTTGTCACTTACTCACCCCACCC
- the rasd2a gene encoding GTP-binding protein Rhes, with translation MEMNATEKIYLPVDGILEMFDSLTGHLQSGITHTVLKSAALTPVAQNPKISHISKTGMAIIKTGKGLWRQQDKRGVASRSSSGNRQVLTDKQPKRTVDLLELGLTKPRNCHRIVVLGAPKVGKTNILQRFLGKEFVEHYEPTTEDFHRKLFHIGGEAYQIDLLDAASERDFPAKRRLSILTGDTFLLVFSLDDRESFNEVCERLNEIKAAKAKLMNKLKHPARVPPVVICGNKVDLEAPRAVRRSEVTEILGEDVAFFETSAKDGTGMEDVFRALATLGGMPGETSPSRHQIISILTYQSMCLCQRGRRGNRGLGAPCAAVDPLACRPSFTSDLRLVLESSTKHNKPEMCQIQ, from the exons atggagatgAACGCAACTGAGAAGATTTACCTTCCCGTTGATGGCATCCTCGAAATGTTCGACTCTCTCACCGGGCATCTTCAATCGGGCATTACGCACACAGTTCTTAAGAGCGCAGCCCTTACCCCAGTAGCCCAGAACCCCAAAATCTCACACATATCGAAGACAGGCATGGCTATCATTAAAACGGGCAAAGGGCTCTGGAGACAACAAGATAAAAGAGGGGTTGCAAGTAGATCGAGTTCTGGCAATCGGCAGGTTTTGACTGATAAACAACCAAAAAGGACCGTGGATCTGCTGGAGTTGGGTCTGACCAAGCCCAGGAACTGTCACAGAATAGTTGTGCTTGGTGCACCCAAAGTAGGTAAAACCAACATCCTCCAGCGGTTCTTGGGTAAGGAGTTTGTAGAGCACTACGAACCAACAACCGAGGATTTCCACAGAAAACTGTTCCACATCGGAGGGGAGGCATACCAGATCGATCTTCTGGACGCTGCAAGCGAAAGGGACTTCCCTGCTAAACGGAGGTTATCCATTCTGACAG GTGACACCTTCCTGCTTGTGTTCAGTTTGGATGACAGGGAGTCCTTCAATGAGGTCTGTGAGCGGCTCAACGAGATCAAAGCTGCTAAGGCAAAGTTAatgaacaaattaaaacatCCCGCGAGAGTACCACCAGTCGTGATATGCGGAAATAAAGTGGACTTGGAGGCGCCGAGGGCCGTCAGACGGTCAGAGGTAACAGAAATTCTCGGCGAGGATGTCGCGTTCTTCGAAACCTCTGCTAAAGATGGTACCGGAATGGAAGATGTGTTCAGGGCCCTAGCCACTCTGGGCGGAATGCCTGGCGAGACGAGTCCGTCGCGGCACCAGATCATATCCATCCTCACCTATCAGTCGATGTGTCTCTGCCAGCGAGGCAGGAGAGGGAACCGGGGACTCGGCGCGCCCTGCGCCGCCGTCGATCCCCTGGCTTGCCGCCCGAGCTTCACCAGCGACCTGCGGTTGGTGCTAGAATCAAGCACCAAGCACAACAAACCCGAGATGTGTCAGATTCAATGA
- the rsad1 gene encoding radical S-adenosyl methionine domain-containing protein 1, mitochondrial gives MIKHTLHAARRAFSPGLRRFSETSGGDISEDVFEREGPPRLTKQASLYVHWPYCLRRCSYCNFNKYIPKENNDPIMTECLQRETETLLQLSQVSCITSVFFGGGTPSLAHPSTIAAVLESVSRRAYLSDKAEVTLEVNPTPVGKSKLEDYCRAGVNRFSIGVQSLQDGDLEILGRDHSSHQALQTVEEARRLCPGRVSVDVMFGRPKQSAESWENELSELLRVCDYHVSLYQLTLERGTQLFKQVLGGEVTMPAEDVTAEMYQCARRTLHQHGFLQYEVSNFARHKAVSHHNTSYWKGRQYIGVGPGAHGRFIPFGDGGVVREARTQTLEPDVWLREVQERGHGTRRRIQLSHLELLEEVLVMGMRMSEGINHKHWEWFSPQLGLHEVFGTSSNVQELLQSGQLILDDRGLRCSWDGLALLDSMLPALLVILERQISQRLQRDHTTRISNPK, from the exons atgatcaaacaCACGCTGCATGCGGCCAGACGTGCCTTCTCTCCCGGACTGCGCCGCTTCTCTGAGACTTCTGGCGGAGACATAAGTGAGGATGTATTTGAACGGGAAGGCCCTCCACGTCTAACAAAGCAGGCATCTCTCTACGTGCAC TGGCCTTACTGCCTCAGAAGGTGTTCCTACTGCAACTTTAACAAGTATATACCCAAAGAGAACAATGACCCCATCATGACTGAGTGCCTTCAGCGGGAGACTGAGACATTGCTGCAGCTCAGTCAGGTTTCATG TATTACCTCGGTATTTTTTGGTGGTGGAACTCCAAGCCTGGCTCACCCCTCAACCATTGCCGCAGTCCTGGAAAGTGTTTCAAGGCGGGCATATCTCTCAGATAAGGCGGAGGTCACACTCGAGGTCAACCCTACTCCTGTGGGAAAGTCAAAGTTAGAGGACTACTGCCGTGCAGGGGTGAATCGTTTCTCCATCGGGGTCCAG TCTTTGCAGGATGGGGATTTGGAAATTCTGGGAAGAGACCACAGCTCTCATCAGGCTTTGCAAACTGTGGAAGAGGCCAGGAGGCTGTGCCCTGGGAGAGTGTCGGTGGATGTCATGTTCGGTCGGCCCAAACAGAGCGCTGAATCCTGGGAGAATGAGTTGTCTGAACTGCTGAGGGTGTGCGATTACCATGTGTCTCTGTACCAGCTGACGTTGGAGCGAGGCACCCAACTATTCAAACAGGTGCTAGGAGGAGAAGTGACCATGCCCGCTGAAGATGTAACAGCAGAGATGTACCAGTGTGCCCGGAGGACTCTCCACCAGCATGGCTTTCTGCAGTACGAGGTGTCGAACTTTGCAAGACAC AAGGCAGTGAGTCATCACAATACGAGCTACTGGAAGGGAAGACAGTACATTGGTGTTGGCCCAG GAGCACACGGGCGGTTTATTCCTTTTGGGGACGGAGGTGTTGTTCGGGAGGCCCGGACCCAGACTCTGGAGCCAGATGTCTGGCTCCGTGAAGTCCAAGAGAGGGGACATGGGACACGGAGGCGGATTCAACTAAGCCATCTTGAACT ATTGGAGGAGGTGTTGGTGATGGGAATGAGAATGTCCGAGGGCATTAATCACAAG CATTGGGAGTGGTTTAGCCCTCAACTGGGCCTCCATGAAGTCTTTGGTACATCCAGCAACGTCCAAGAATTGCTACAGAGTGGACAACTTATTCTGGATGACAG AGGCCTGCGCTGCTCCTGGGATGGACTGGCCTTGCTGGACAGCATGCTGCCAGCTCTACTGGTGATACTGGAAAGACAAATCAGTCAGAGGCTACAAAGGGACCACACAACGAGGATCTCCAACCCAAAATGA
- the LOC116702558 gene encoding GTPase IMAP family member 4: MDKRKKGSPTELRLMVVGSRGPWQFLLTNAILGREEFSKDVTGISDSRKSTGELAGRRVAVINGPNIFDKDISQTKRKMELRRSKCLCIPGPHAFLVVFDMEKISPNEIKTPKLLRERFGRHCPRHCMVLLAYDGNLEGADLEDRVQKSDWPLKELIEKFGGRFHVFSKNWRDCSHERLLLQKIERMVASLGGGYFSSSSFQKAEECVRKEEKRLMKQRTAEIEKTWREMEQQYIAEELYHQKDTYTSSVSAEIRAKAEMDNEWLRTSMARGLGTGLVVGAVMGALFGSIEGPGGMVLYGIIGGAVGGSAGGTAQVAIEHIEDRVAPSARLNFNSIFINRFFAAPRP; encoded by the exons atggataaaagaaagaaag gatctcCTACAGAATTAAGGCTTATGGTGGTCGGCAGCAGGGGACCTTGGCAGTTCCTTCTAACAAATGCCATACTTGGGAGGGAGGAGTTTTCAAAGGATGTCACTGGCATTTCTGACAGCAGGAAGAGTACTGGAGAGCTGGCTGGTAGACGAGTGGCTGTGATCAATGGACCAAACATCTTTGACAAGGATATATCTCAAACTAAAAGGAAGATGGAACTGAGAAGGTCTAAGTGCTTATGTATTCCTGGTCCCCATGCATTTCTTGTTGTCtttgacatggagaaaatctccccaaatgaaataaaaacccCCAAACTGTTGAGGGAACGCTTTGGAAGACATTGTCCGAGACACTGCATGGTTCTCCTGGCTTATGATGGAAACCTGGAGGGAGCTGACCTGGAAGACAGAGTGCAGAAGAGTGACTGGCCCCTGAAGGAACTGATTGAGAAGTTCGGTGGACGTTTTCACGTTTTCAGCAAGAACTGGAGAGATTGCAGCCATGAAAGATTGCTGCTGCAGAAGATtgagaggatggtggcctcctTAGGAGGAGGCTACTTTTCCAGCAGTAGTTTCCAGAAGGCTGAGGAGTGTGTgaggaaggaggaaaagagGCTCATGAAGCAGAGGACAGCAGAGATAGAGAAGACATGGAGGGAGATGGAGCAGCAATACATAGCGGAGGAGCTGTATCACCAGAAGGACACCTACACCAGCAGTGTCAGTGCTGAAATCAGAGCCAAGGCAGAAATGGACAATGAATGGCTCAGAACCTCCATGGCAAGAGGACTAGGGACGGGTTTAGTTGTGGGAGCTGTCATGGGTGCATTGTTTGGGTCCATAGAGGGGCCAGGAGGGATGGTTCTTTACGGGATTATAGGTGGTGCAGTAGGTGGATCGGCAGGAGGAACCGCACAGGTAGCTATAGAGCATATTGAAGACAGAGTGGCTCCTTCTGCCAGACTCAACTTCAACTCAATCTTCATCAATCGCTTTTTTGCTGCTCCTCGACCATGA